A stretch of Hydractinia symbiolongicarpus strain clone_291-10 chromosome 9, HSymV2.1, whole genome shotgun sequence DNA encodes these proteins:
- the LOC130658033 gene encoding uncharacterized protein LOC130658033 has product MNNKLFIMAVSGFIFTSRLFLAVNIVAFLCSLTEEQFCYKPTASNMNTEKRSEYIFKEFWSWRLRNSPEFATSIGVHDHDDRLDEMSLNSYYRRKEEAQRFLEQVEELISVLSTAEHYPKLKLNMDLLRADLNQYLQGLRYRPYLWPLNRLEGPQLDFPRLLSWMKTDTVLDYEKIITRMQLFSQQIDETLFLLKEGIRTKHVMHRISVEPLPEQLRKMAEQPVTDSPLWKPFKEKPSQIEEPVWSKLTKEARNVIKTSIYTSYKLLSNFIATEYLNNTRPEIGASSLPNGIEYYKACLKFHTTTDYTPQEVHDIGKKEVARITGRMEQIKNDVGFKGSLEEFRSYLRTEKKFKFTDAKEIVSHYQNISKMIKAKLPDFFLKSPVAEFTITPVPAEVAPTFPGAYYLAPPQDNSRPGTFYINTYQPETRNKYEAVSLCLHEAEPGHHFQTALTMESGSLVSFRRFMEDRKYYEPPGRFAMNTAYVEGWGLYSEYLGEEMGLYSDPYDLFGRLSHEMLRACRLVVDTGMHALGWDRDRAINYMLENTAADLHDITSEIDRYITWPGQACGYKIGELKLKALRKRAEQATKDKFNLREFHDLIASIGGMPLDILEKEIETYIKEHL; this is encoded by the coding sequence ATGAATAACAAGTTATTCATAATGGCCGTCTCAGGTTTCATTTTCACGAGTCGCCTTTTCTTAGCAGTAAATATTGTGGCATTTTTATGCTCTCTTACTGAAGAGCAATTCTGTTATAAACCAACTGCGTCCAACATGAACACAGAAAAGCGTtctgaatatatttttaaagaattctGGTCATGGAGGTTAAGAAACTCACCAGAATTTGCAACATCTATCGGTGTCCACGATCACGACGATAGACTTGATGAAATGTCCCTAAATTCGTATTACCGAAGAAAGGAAGAAGCACAAAGATTTCTAGAGCAGGTAGAAGAATTAATTTCCGTATTATCGACTGCAGAACATTATCCGAAACTAAAGCTAAACATGGATCTACTTAGGGCTGATTTAAATCAATACCTTCAGGGTTTGAGATATCGACCATACTTATGGCCTCTCAATAGACTAGAAGGGCCCCAGCTTGACTTTCCGAGATTGCTTTCATGGATGAAAACAGACACTGTTTTGGattatgaaaaaataatcaCCAGAATGCAGCTATTTTCCCAACAAATTGACGAAACCTTGTTTTTACTAAAAGAAGGGATTCGGACAAAACATGTTATGCATCGGATATCTGTGGAACCACTTCCAGAGCAATTAAGAAAAATGGCCGAACAACCTGTCACTGATTCGCCACTGTGGAAACCATTCAAGGAAAAGCCAAGTCAGATAGAGGAACCAGTTTGGTCAAAATTGACTAAGGAGGCAAGAAATGTCATCAAGACGAGTATTTATACAAGTTACAAATTGTTATCAAATTTTATTGCAACAGAATACTTGAATAACACAAGACCTGAAATTGGAGCTTCTAGCTTACCAAATGGTATAGAGTATTACAAAGCATGCCTAAAGTTTCACACTACTACGGATTACACGCCTCAAGAAGTTCACGATATTGGGAAGAAAGAAGTAGCAAGAATCACAGGACGAATGGAGCAAATTAAAAACGATGTTGGATTTAAGGGTAGTCTTGAAGAGTTTCGATCATACCTAAGAACGGAGAAAAAGTTCAAATTTACCGATGCTAAAGAAATTGTTTCGCATTACCAAAATATATCTAAGATGATTAAGGCTAAATTACCCGATTTTTTCCTAAAATCGCCAGTTGCAGAATTCACAATAACACCAGTACCTGCTGAAGTTGCACCAACATTTCCTGGGGCCTACTACTTAGCACCTCCGCAAGATAACAGTCGTCCCGGCACGTTTTACATTAACACCTACCAACCAGAAACCAGAAATAAATATGAGGCAGTGTCTTTATGTTTACACGAAGCGGAACCCGGACATCATTTTCAAACAGCACTAACAATGGAGTCAGGATCGCTTGTTTCATTTCGACGGTTTATGGAAGACCGAAAGTATTACGAACCTCCAGGACGTTTTGCTATGAACACGGCTTATGTAGAAGGTTGGGGATTATACTCTGAATATCTTGGAGAAGAAATGGGATTGTATTCCGATCCTTATGATTTATTTGGTCGTCTTTCGCACGAAATGTTGCGTGCGTGTCGTTTAGTTGTTGATACTGGAATGCATGCGCTTGGATGGGATCGCGATAGAGCTATCAACTATATGTTGGAGAATACGGCGGCCGATTTACACGATATCACTTCCGAGATTGATCGTTACATTACGTGGCCTGGCCAGGCGTGTGGTTATAAAATTGGTGAATTAAAATTGAAAGCGTTAAGGAAAAGAGCTGAACAAGCAACCAAAGATAAGTTTAATCTTCGGGAGTTTCACGATTTAATTGCATCAATTGGAGGTATGCCTCTGGATATCTTAGAGAAGGAAATTGAAACTTATATCAAAGAACATctttaa
- the LOC130658043 gene encoding uncharacterized protein LOC130658043 produces MEDCWAGKIILTAQTLAQIRAVVQYFLYKDDRWWLRSCCSIHSCRAIMERRKYRIKVPTGIKSRHSRVKSFLNFKNLTNGIVTLYWVDFDGNAKTFAKLNPMNRCDIGFLVETYRSHPWIATRNGRVQVLLNGKRYFFPPSMNEWSKTVNGHLNNKWNLSSQRDHTEASTNSEQNYKEVLITNAGCMSLEQLSLLRCCEIYQTDEKIGELEISKYLKSKMNATKTKYFLT; encoded by the exons ATGGAAGACTGTTGGgctggaaaaataattttaactgcTCAGACTTTAGCCCAAATAAGAGCGGTGGTGCAGTATTTCCTTTATAAAGATGATCGTTGGTGGTTGCGTTCATGTTGTAGCAT CCACTCATGTCGAGCAATAATGGAAAGACGAAAATATCGGATCAAAGTCCCGACAGGAATTAAGTCCAGACATAGCCGAGTAAAGTCATTCTTAAATTTCAAGAATCTAACCAATGGAATCGTTACGCTGTACTGGGTTGATTTCGATGGAAACGCTAAAACATTTGCGAAGCTGAATCCGATGAACAGATGCGATATCGGATTTCTTGTCGAAACTTATCGAAGTCACCCGTGGATTGCAACGAGAAATGGAAGGGTACAAGTTCTCCTCAATGGAAAAAGATACTTTTTCCCACCATCGATGAACGAGTGGTCGAAAACTGTTAATGGCCATTTGAACAATAAATGGAATTTGTCGTCACAAAGAGATCATACGGAAGCATCTACGAACAGTGAACAGAATTACAAAGAGGTGCTGATAACAAATGCAG gaTGTATGTCGTTAGAACAACTAAGCTTGTTGCGCTGCTGCGAAATTTATCAAACGGATGAAAAAATTGGAGAGTTAGAGATTTCAAAATATTTGAAGTCGAAGATGAACGCAACAAAAACGAAGTATTTTTTAACGTGA